In a single window of the Streptomyces sp. NBC_00353 genome:
- a CDS encoding cupin domain-containing protein, with translation MPNNDSSGPDQARSDSAAEPVPWQSCITTLLEQVPPFIPERAQVMTLLVQYPPAHPGVPPHRHSGPAFGYMIEGEMLFELEGEPERVVRAGETFWEPGGDVIHYQDGNNRDDAWSRFVVVMMGAPGKPMLTLVDDEELAGRRDRRAPRPS, from the coding sequence ATGCCGAACAACGACAGCAGTGGGCCGGATCAGGCCCGCTCCGACTCTGCCGCCGAGCCGGTCCCCTGGCAATCATGTATCACCACTCTGCTGGAGCAGGTACCGCCGTTCATCCCTGAACGTGCACAAGTGATGACCTTGCTCGTGCAGTACCCTCCTGCGCATCCGGGGGTCCCGCCACACCGGCACTCCGGTCCGGCATTCGGCTACATGATCGAAGGCGAAATGCTGTTCGAGTTGGAGGGCGAGCCGGAGCGCGTTGTCCGGGCCGGTGAGACATTCTGGGAGCCGGGCGGCGATGTCATCCACTACCAGGACGGGAACAATCGGGACGATGCGTGGAGCCGCTTCGTCGTGGTGATGATGGGTGCGCCAGGCAAGCCCATGCTCACCCTCGTCGACGATGAGGAACTGGCCGGCCGCCGGGACCGACGCGCGCCGCGACCGTCCTGA
- a CDS encoding TetR/AcrR family transcriptional regulator, translating to MSRTKGNHEARRRDVSEAVWRVLVAHGFGGLTMRAVAGELDATTGLLTHYFPTKRDLVAYALDLLERRSASRPRRAADTGLPAVRAALLDILPLTDEATDSNRIWVSSWDAALANPELSGDYARKYAQSRDKLCDLVAAAQQLGELPDGDPARIAAGAQSFVLGLVVQALFDPPAFPPHRQAELLDDYLATLTSPPSSRGHHAASS from the coding sequence ATGTCACGCACCAAGGGGAACCACGAGGCTCGCCGACGCGACGTCTCCGAGGCGGTCTGGCGGGTGTTGGTCGCGCACGGCTTCGGCGGATTGACCATGCGAGCCGTCGCCGGCGAGCTCGACGCCACCACCGGCCTGCTCACCCACTACTTCCCCACCAAACGCGACCTGGTTGCATACGCCCTCGACCTGCTCGAACGGCGAAGTGCCTCACGCCCCCGGCGCGCCGCCGACACAGGCCTGCCCGCCGTGAGGGCCGCGCTGCTGGACATCCTGCCGCTGACTGACGAGGCCACCGACAGCAACCGGATCTGGGTGTCTTCCTGGGACGCCGCGCTCGCCAACCCCGAGTTGAGCGGCGATTACGCCCGCAAGTACGCGCAGAGCCGCGACAAGCTGTGCGACCTGGTTGCCGCAGCCCAACAGCTCGGCGAACTGCCCGACGGCGACCCGGCCCGCATCGCGGCCGGCGCCCAGTCCTTCGTGCTCGGTCTGGTGGTACAGGCACTGTTCGACCCCCCGGCGTTCCCACCCCACCGCCAGGCCGAGCTCCTTGACGACTACCTGGCCACGTTGACCTCTCCGCCCTCATCCCGTGGCCATCACGCGGCATCGTCCTGA
- a CDS encoding penicillin acylase family protein has product MPFTSSRWGPLVSFGAKAYPGTKRSYGTSGNSFVAVVEFGPRLRAWAVTAGGVSGHPALPHFDDQAERCANGDLRPVCFYPDDLEGHVGRSYRPGR; this is encoded by the coding sequence GTGCCCTTCACCTCGTCGCGATGGGGCCCCCTCGTCTCGTTCGGAGCCAAGGCCTACCCGGGAACGAAGCGCTCCTACGGCACCAGCGGCAACAGTTTCGTGGCGGTGGTGGAGTTCGGGCCGCGACTGCGCGCCTGGGCGGTGACGGCCGGCGGGGTGAGCGGGCATCCCGCCTTGCCGCACTTCGACGACCAGGCCGAACGCTGCGCGAACGGCGACCTGCGACCCGTCTGCTTCTATCCCGATGACCTCGAGGGCCATGTCGGGCGGAGCTACCGGCCCGGTAGGTGA
- a CDS encoding saccharopine dehydrogenase family protein: MRVLLVGAGGVGTAITRIAARRPFFDEMVVADYDLSRAEAAVAALAGAAGRFRAEHVDASDQAAVTALLTRHGCDVLLNATDPRFVMPLFQAALTAGATYLDMAMSLSRPHSDRPYEECGVMLGDTQFAQAADWEKAGALALVGMGVEPGLSDVFARYAADELFDEIDEIGIRDGANLTVDGYEFAPSFSIWTTIEECLNPPVVYEADRGWFTTAPFSEPEVFDFPEGIGPVECVNVEHEEVLLVPRWIDARRVTFKYGLGEEFIQTLRTLHLLGLDRTDPVTVPSAAGPVGVSPRDVVAACLPDPATLGERMHGKTCAGTWVRGTKDGAPREVYLYHVVDNQWSMAEYGSQAVVWQTAVNPVVALELLATGAWSGSGVLGPEAFPARPFLDLLSAYGSPWGMREQ, encoded by the coding sequence ATGCGTGTTCTGCTTGTGGGCGCCGGCGGTGTGGGCACCGCGATCACCCGGATCGCGGCCCGGCGCCCGTTCTTCGACGAGATGGTCGTGGCCGACTACGACCTGAGCCGGGCCGAGGCGGCGGTCGCTGCCCTCGCGGGTGCCGCGGGCCGCTTCCGTGCCGAGCACGTCGACGCGTCCGATCAGGCGGCAGTGACGGCGCTGCTGACGCGGCACGGGTGCGACGTCCTGCTCAATGCCACCGACCCGCGGTTCGTGATGCCCCTCTTCCAGGCAGCGCTCACGGCCGGCGCAACCTACCTCGACATGGCGATGTCTCTGTCGCGCCCGCACTCCGATCGGCCGTACGAGGAGTGCGGGGTGATGCTCGGCGACACGCAGTTCGCGCAGGCAGCCGACTGGGAGAAGGCGGGCGCGCTGGCCCTCGTCGGCATGGGTGTGGAGCCGGGGCTGTCCGATGTCTTCGCACGGTACGCAGCCGACGAACTCTTCGACGAGATCGACGAGATCGGCATCCGCGACGGCGCCAACCTCACCGTCGACGGCTACGAGTTCGCGCCTTCCTTCAGCATCTGGACCACCATCGAGGAGTGCCTCAATCCGCCGGTCGTCTACGAGGCGGACCGCGGCTGGTTCACCACCGCGCCCTTCAGCGAGCCGGAGGTGTTCGACTTCCCCGAGGGCATCGGCCCGGTCGAGTGCGTGAACGTGGAGCACGAGGAGGTGCTGCTTGTCCCCCGTTGGATCGACGCACGGCGCGTGACCTTCAAGTACGGCCTGGGCGAGGAGTTCATCCAGACCCTCAGGACGCTGCACCTCCTGGGTCTGGACCGCACCGACCCGGTGACCGTGCCGAGCGCTGCGGGCCCGGTGGGTGTGTCGCCCCGCGACGTCGTGGCCGCCTGTCTGCCGGACCCGGCGACGCTGGGCGAGCGCATGCACGGCAAGACGTGCGCGGGCACCTGGGTGCGCGGTACCAAGGACGGTGCGCCGCGCGAGGTCTACCTCTACCACGTGGTCGACAACCAGTGGTCGATGGCCGAGTACGGCTCCCAGGCGGTGGTGTGGCAGACGGCCGTCAACCCGGTCGTCGCCCTCGAACTCCTGGCCACGGGCGCGTGGTCCGGCTCGGGAGTCCTCGGCCCGGAGGCCTTCCCCGCCCGCCCCTTCCTGGACCTGCTCAGCGCGTACGGCTCTCCGTGGGGCATGCGGGAGCAGTGA
- a CDS encoding SpoIIE family protein phosphatase produces MSAAPDDGAARAYGYAPPAAGSARRAELDRLLDLAVRDTGGHAGAVFLLAADGQALRLEVTTGMPAEYLAPWLGVGLASLDPVAVAVRERRLVWLSEHQELARRYPRTAIALPYHFAVAAAPILTGTTAWGTLLLFWPCCDTAELASPGSDRVGLACRRLGRFLRDAAQAGRPVTPGTLPRTLPRPFTREWDPAVARAAADFAERLPEGNCSLDLEGRFTYLSATAADLLGGSIPDLLGKRPWQTLPWSIDPAFEDRFRAAVVSRQPVSFTAMVPPNRWLAFELYPDASGVSARISPTAPAHTSRAAPAGTGTPWGEPIPLGQLYQVLHLAATLSEAVGVGDVVDLVADEMLPTFRARTLALFTAEDGGLRLIGCRGYNPYPVELFDGATLTSPAAVGTLADGVPNFFATFEEVVRTYPLAPRQDGLQAWAYLPLIASGRPVGLCVLAFDRPHQFSGNQRTVLTALAGLITQALERARLYDTSKELAQILQAAMLPDSLPDLPGLDVAARYLPSVRGMDIGGDFYDLVRVDDTTAAAVIGDVQGHNVTAAALMGRCRLSIRSQAAAGATPAQALAQANRQLVDLDPGRFVSCLYAQLDLAHRRALLATAGHPPPILRHPDGHAEVLRVPPGVLLGIDPDADYPTTEIPLAPGSVLALYTDGLVETPEVDLDDAMAGLADQLARTRPQPMDQLATYLIDHARQTAPRTDDIALLLIRLATAG; encoded by the coding sequence ATGAGCGCTGCACCGGACGACGGCGCTGCTCGGGCGTACGGGTACGCCCCTCCCGCTGCTGGGTCGGCACGCCGGGCGGAGTTGGACCGGCTGCTGGATCTAGCCGTGCGCGACACGGGCGGGCATGCGGGAGCGGTCTTCCTGCTGGCCGCCGACGGGCAGGCGCTGCGGCTCGAGGTGACCACCGGCATGCCGGCGGAGTATCTCGCGCCCTGGCTGGGGGTGGGGCTGGCCAGTCTCGATCCGGTGGCCGTGGCGGTGCGCGAGCGACGGCTGGTGTGGCTCAGCGAGCATCAGGAGCTCGCCCGGCGTTACCCGCGTACGGCGATCGCCTTGCCGTACCACTTCGCGGTGGCCGCGGCGCCGATCCTGACCGGCACCACCGCCTGGGGAACACTGCTGCTGTTCTGGCCCTGCTGCGACACTGCCGAACTTGCCAGCCCGGGCTCTGACCGGGTCGGTCTCGCCTGCCGACGTCTGGGCCGGTTCCTGCGGGACGCCGCCCAGGCCGGCCGCCCGGTCACTCCGGGGACGCTGCCGCGTACGCTGCCCCGGCCATTCACCCGGGAGTGGGATCCGGCCGTGGCACGGGCCGCAGCGGACTTCGCCGAACGCCTGCCGGAGGGCAACTGCTCCCTCGACCTCGAGGGCAGATTCACCTACCTCAGCGCCACCGCCGCCGACCTGCTGGGCGGCAGCATCCCCGATCTGCTCGGCAAGCGCCCCTGGCAGACCCTGCCCTGGTCCATCGACCCGGCCTTCGAGGACCGCTTCCGCGCTGCCGTGGTCAGCCGGCAGCCGGTGTCCTTCACCGCCATGGTCCCGCCGAACCGCTGGCTCGCATTCGAGCTCTACCCCGATGCCTCCGGAGTGAGCGCCCGCATTTCGCCGACGGCCCCCGCCCACACCTCGAGGGCAGCGCCCGCCGGGACAGGGACGCCCTGGGGCGAGCCGATCCCCCTGGGCCAGCTCTACCAGGTGCTGCACCTGGCCGCTACCCTCTCCGAGGCCGTCGGAGTCGGCGACGTGGTCGACCTGGTCGCGGACGAGATGCTGCCAACCTTTCGGGCCCGGACCCTGGCCCTGTTCACGGCCGAGGACGGCGGACTACGCCTCATCGGTTGTCGGGGCTACAACCCCTATCCCGTGGAGCTCTTCGACGGAGCGACGCTCACCTCCCCGGCCGCGGTCGGCACCCTCGCTGACGGTGTGCCGAACTTCTTCGCCACCTTTGAGGAGGTGGTACGCACCTACCCGCTCGCCCCCCGCCAGGACGGTCTGCAGGCCTGGGCCTACCTGCCGTTGATCGCTTCCGGGCGCCCGGTGGGCTTGTGCGTGCTCGCCTTCGACCGGCCCCACCAGTTCTCCGGCAACCAACGGACCGTCCTGACCGCACTCGCGGGACTGATCACGCAGGCGCTGGAACGGGCCCGCCTGTACGACACCAGCAAGGAGCTCGCACAGATTCTGCAGGCGGCCATGCTCCCCGACTCGCTGCCGGACCTTCCCGGACTGGATGTGGCCGCCCGTTACCTGCCCAGCGTCCGCGGTATGGACATCGGCGGCGACTTCTACGACCTGGTCCGGGTGGACGACACCACCGCGGCCGCAGTCATCGGCGACGTCCAGGGCCACAATGTCACCGCCGCCGCACTCATGGGCCGTTGCCGCCTCTCCATCCGCTCCCAGGCCGCCGCGGGGGCCACGCCGGCGCAGGCCCTCGCGCAGGCCAACCGCCAGCTGGTCGACCTGGACCCGGGCCGCTTCGTCAGCTGCCTGTACGCCCAGCTCGACCTCGCACACCGCCGGGCCCTCCTGGCCACCGCCGGCCACCCCCCACCGATCCTGCGTCACCCGGACGGGCACGCGGAGGTCCTCCGCGTGCCGCCGGGGGTGTTGCTCGGCATCGACCCCGACGCCGACTATCCCACCACCGAGATCCCGCTGGCCCCCGGCAGCGTCCTCGCCCTGTACACCGACGGACTCGTCGAGACCCCCGAGGTTGACCTGGACGATGCCATGGCCGGGCTCGCCGACCAGCTCGCCCGGACCCGGCCCCAGCCCATGGACCAGCTCGCCACGTACCTGATCGACCACGCACGGCAGACCGCTCCCCGGACGGACGACATCGCGCTGCTGCTCATCAGGCTTGCCACCGCGGGGTAG
- a CDS encoding GNAT family N-acetyltransferase yields the protein MFSLSLRDNARLRPLEIWHAEEFAANLDRAREHIRPWVGPGFVTDDLDGARATLRRYAERQAADGGRLFGIWLDGTLVGGVMFVDFDAGFGSCEIGCWLEPATEGRGLVTEACRALLEWAFASRGMHRAEWHCRADNERSSAVARRLGMTLEGVRREYWPYDGTRHDKQMWAILAPEWRNHHS from the coding sequence ATGTTCTCCCTTTCATTGCGGGACAACGCCCGCCTCCGCCCGCTGGAGATATGGCATGCCGAGGAGTTCGCAGCCAACCTGGACCGGGCCCGCGAGCACATCCGACCGTGGGTCGGGCCGGGGTTCGTCACCGACGACCTCGACGGGGCGCGGGCCACACTGCGCCGGTACGCCGAGCGTCAGGCCGCGGACGGCGGCCGCCTCTTCGGTATATGGCTCGACGGAACGCTGGTCGGCGGCGTGATGTTCGTGGACTTCGACGCCGGCTTCGGTTCCTGCGAGATCGGCTGCTGGCTGGAGCCGGCCACCGAGGGTCGCGGCCTGGTCACAGAGGCGTGCCGCGCGCTGTTGGAGTGGGCGTTCGCATCCCGGGGGATGCATCGCGCCGAGTGGCACTGCCGAGCCGACAACGAGCGCAGCTCCGCGGTGGCCCGGCGGCTCGGCATGACGCTCGAAGGCGTACGACGCGAGTACTGGCCCTACGACGGCACCCGTCACGACAAGCAGATGTGGGCGATCCTCGCCCCCGAATGGCGAAACCATCACTCGTGA